The following is a genomic window from Cygnus olor isolate bCygOlo1 chromosome 26, bCygOlo1.pri.v2, whole genome shotgun sequence.
AGGTAGCCCTCTTCCCAAGCGCTTCTTGGGCATAGTTCAGAAGCTGGTTTGGGCCTATGGTCAGAATGGATGCAGCCATCCTGCTGTGGGATCTGCTTTTAATCAGGCTTTCCTGCTTCTCCCTGCTTGGTTGCTTCCTTTATTGGCTTTGTCTCCTCTTACCCTAACAGTCTTCCCTGTCTAAGAGGGGTGAGGAAAATTTCCTAGCTTTCTCCTATTGCGTGGACTAACAGTAACAGGAGATAAGGCTTTGCTTCAAGCAATACGAACCTGTTGGCACACTTAGGGTGAACTGGGAACTCGGTCAGGTTTAGACTGGAGGCTGCTTTGAATGCTGCTCTTAAGGTGACTGGGAAACCTGATggacttcttgttttttttcatcacagagGCTTCAGCTACCCCTGTGCCTGGACGCACTCTGCCATCGAGGAGTCAAGGCTGCACGTGGGTGTTGATTATTGCAGGTATGTGAGGCTCGGAGTGCTGCACATGGTTTTGGCTCTGGGTTAGGCTATAATTGACTTTTCTAATGACATTTATTCCAGACTAGCATCAGTAGCTGTGTTCTGTGGGCTGGGAGGCTGTACACCATGGCTTGAGCACTTCTGGAGCTCTGACTTGGACAAATTGTGCCTTCCCCTTGGAAAGGCATCTTGTTGCATGCGGTCTGGCACTAACACTTCCATGCTGTCTGTCCATTATCCTTCAGGAAGTTGCTGATCTCTGATTGTTGAGCATCAGAGCCTGGTGCTGATGTCCAGACCAGGTGCAGTGAGTGGTTCTCTGCTTGTGCACTCTTCTCTTTAGTGCTCCTGAGCTGCCTGGTAGCTGTGGGTGGTATCGTTGCATGGGCCCAGtccaaagcaaaaagcaggtCTGACATCTTCAGTCTTGAAGAAGCATCAACTGAAGAACAGTTGATATCTGACAAGAGCCAGGCAGGCTTATTTTCCTGAAAGGTATGTTCCTTGCACCCCACATGCCCTGTGTGCGTGAGGGAGAAATGCCACCTTGCCCTGTTCCTGGCCTCTACAGCTTCCCCCTCCGAAGTAGCTCTTCCCagttcttcctgctgctggtcaGCCACATGCTCGGGGTTTTGGTTTGCCCTGAAGCAGCAGAACTCTcaccttcccttctttcctcacAACCAGGCATGAGGACTCCTGTTTGACTGCAGGGATCATTATTGCACAACCTAATCTGAGAAAATGCTGGCTTCTTTCAGTAGTCTTGTGACCTGAGCACTCGTGCAAAGATATTAATTTTCTGGTgtggattttcttcttccactccgTACAAACTGAAGTAACACCAGATTTCTGGGCTAAAGGACTGTCAATAACCaggtgtttcttttcctgtaacAGGGATCTCTTGCTGCGAAGCGATAAGGTGGGACTAAGTTCATTTCCCTCTCACTCATCACAGAAGCTGACTGAATTTGCACATTAAGCTCTCCTATCTGGTTTGTTATTACACAAGAACGCTCTCCTTGGAAATGGGTCTGAGGTTGTGCAACTACTTTTGCACTGGAAATCGAACAGGACCTTCCCTGGTGCTGTGAAATCACCCCTCATAAAGGTGACAAATTCCCTCATTGTTCTTGCCCGCAAGGATTGTTAACACGGCTTCTCATCAGCGTGGCCTTGGACCCAAAGACTTTATTCTCCGTGAAACTAGAGGTGCAGTGCCAGGTGctcctgttttcttccccttccaaaCAAGAGCCTTTTGTTGCCTGCCCCGTTCTTCTGCCTGGATTTTGTCAGGTGTCGGGGAGTGGAAGCTTTCTCACCCCTTTCGGTAGGAGCTCACTGAATCCGCACAGATCAGACATACTGTGTTCACACTGGTGTTTCGATGCTGCTCCATCCAATGCGCTGTCTGACAGGCCAGCCACAGGgatgaaagctgaaaatcttCCTGTCCACCTGAGCTCTGCGTGCTGCGCTGTCACCCCCAGACAGCACGGGGCAGGCAGCACCTCAGCACACTCCTTGCCAGCAAGGATCTCGccccctgcagagcagcaccttCACCCCAGTGCTGGATTCCGGATGTTGTTTCCCTAATGTTGGAGGTGTCATCCGTAGGCCTCTTTTGCTGGAGGTTCTGAGTGTCTGGTATCTTGTTTTCAGCTTGAAATAACTGGTGTCTTGGGTCAAATGCTGTTGCCTCTGCTTTGTGGCATGCGCAACTGTTTGTGGCTGGCTCAGTGTTGTGCACTTTTGAGAAGAACTGACAGCATCAGAGGAGATTACCGAGCAGTGCCTCTAATTCAGCACTGACCTCTCTTCCATGTATTCCTTGCCCAAGTGTTTAATGTgtgtaaaagacaaaaagctgcTGCCTTGTCTGTTGCATTCTGTGCCTTGAGGTGAGAACCTGGCTTGCCATGCAAACTCTTGCCATCAGCCTCAGAGCAGGAGTCTCTTGCTCTTGGATAGCGTGCAGCTGTAACTCATGTGAGAAACTTCTATGAGAGGTATTGGAGTACTGGGCTATGCCAGAATGGTTATTTTTAGTACCAAGAGGTCATTTGCAAGGGTACACACAACCTTGTCTCTGTTTCCATAGGGACAATTGGAGATAGCTGTTGGTGAatgacacaggaaaataaagaacttGAAACTGTAATGACATCTCaatttgtgttggtttttttgtgtttttttttttcttggatttgTGCATTTGTTCAAATTCTGTAATTGGGAGATTGGGACCTGCATCAGTTTTGAATTGTCACGTCCTGGGCAAGAGGACTTGGGGAGGGTGGATTGGCGTGGACAGACGGGGAAAGCAGGTGCTGCCGTGTCTGCGTGGCCCTGAGGAGACTCCAACACACACCACCTGTActgggaaaatgaaatacaggcctggaaaagagagaatGGAGCGGGTGGACATGGGAAGCACAGCTGGCACTTGCACTGGGGTGCTACTGCAGAGCAGGTGACAAATAAGAGGCTTGGACAAGAACAAGATGGAAAAGCAAGGCTGCACGAGCTCGTTCCTTTTCCATTAGAGCAAATGCAAGGCGGGGTGCCCAGCAGAGCGGGAAGGTGCTCTAGAAATCCCAGCAGGACAGGGCTAAGCGAGGGCTGTTACTGCGATAGCCGACTGGCTTGTGGTGTCAGGGCCGTATGGCAGAGGTCAGCTGTCACCAGCCCGTCCCTGATCATCCTCTTAGCTTGAGCCCTTGAGCTGAGGCTTGCTGTCCTGTTACGCTGGGCAGAGCCACTTGCTGGGTGCAGTGGGGAGCAAGGCTGGTGTGTGAACTTCAGAGGGGCAGCCTCTTCCCACCGCAGGGTCTCGCAGGCTCTGTGTACTGATCTTTGAGTGTTTCAAGCTTGGAAAAAGGCCTGTGTTTGTGGGCCTTGTACAAAAACTTGGAGCATGTCGGAGACAGTAACTTCCCTTCCTCTGTCCCATgccagaagcatttttattgtCCTAATCTCCAGGCTCAAAGACTTCAGTTGTGGAGTCTGAGCTGCCTTTCAGCCTGATAGCAGCTTTGTGCTTCGGGTCTCTGCATTTTGAAGTCACAGAATGGttcgagttggaagggacctcaaagcccaccctGTCCCACCCCTGTCGTGGGCACAACCCCCcaccaccagcccaggctgcccctaGCCCCTTTTCTCCTGGTTTCCATCTGTCACGTTCTGCATGGAGCTCCACTGCTTTACCAGGCTGTCCTGCGCAAAGGGGATGTggacttcctcctcctcctccagtgTCTGGCAGCAGCCGCGGTGATCCCCACAGCTGgggggcactgccagggatggggcacccacagctcctcagggcagcctgcgccagggctTCACCAGCCTCGGGGAAGGATTTCTTCCCAACAGCTCatctaaacctaccttcttttaatttaaatccgtcgccccttgtcctgtcactacaccccctgacaaagagctttcctgcagcccctttaggtactggcaggctgctgtaGGTTCTCCccgaagccttctcttctccaggctgaacacccccagctctcccagcctgtcctcatagcagagctgctccagcccctgagcagccctgtggcctcctctggacccactccaacaggtccaggtcttgtgctgggggcctcagagctgaacgcagggctcccggtggggtctcacgagagcagagcagagggggacaatcccctccctcaccctgctggccacgctgctttagatgcagcccaggatgcagctggctttctgggctgcaagcacgcactgctggctcatgttgcgtttttcatccaccagtcccctcaagtccttctccacGGGGCTGCTCGCCATCCGTTTGTTAGCCGTGATGTTTGGGATGATGTTTTTTGCTGATGTTTGGGATTGTCCTGactcaggtgcagcaccttgcgcTCGGCCCCCTTGAGGTTCCTGGAgttcaggaagcatttggacaacgctctcagcaatagggtttgatttttgggtggtcctgtgtgaagGCAGGAGTTGGATTagatgatccttgtgagtcccttccaacccaggatATTCTATGTGGGCGCACTTCTCCAGCCCCTCCAGGTCCCTCGACGGCATCCCTTCCTCCTGGGTCGGCTGCACCGCTCGGCTGGGTGTCACCCGCAGACACGCTGGTCTGTCACTGACagagatattaaacagcaccggTCCCCGTGCAGACCCCCGAGGGACACTGCTCATCACTGGTCAATACCTGGACATCGAGCTGTCGACCGCAACTCCTGGGTACGGCGTGTTTCGTAGGCTGACGTAGGGTTGTGTGCCAGGCTAAGACATAAGGATGGACCTACTGCTGTTAACGTTGCCTCCCGTTTACCCTAAAATCCAAAGGATTAATTCCTTCTCTTCAGTTCCTAAAGGTTAGGGGGACCTTTCACTGCAtactttattttccagtgtCTCATTCCATGTTCATCCTCCTGCTGATGGAATAACGGGGCTGAAGGCAGGTGTGATGAGCAagtggcacagggcagcagtgCAGGAGTAGCTTTCCACACTGGGGGCCACGTGGGCACTGCCTGGAGGGTGGATGGTGCCTTCACCTCTAGAAATCTGCACGGGGGGGGCTGAGGGATGAGCTGGGAGGTAGCGACCGTTTCGCTTCTATGACAGCTGacggggcaggggcagctgcaTTAATGCTCGTGCTTAATGAAGGACTGATGCCAAGAGCAGCATCTGCTGTGGGGATGCAAAGCTGATACAAATCTCATGCGTCTGCACCATTGCGCCCCTGGCAAGGGAGGCGTTCGGTGTCAAATCGAGGCAAGCCCATGCTCTCACTTCAGCTTGCTATAGTGGATGCACTGCTTGGAAATGGGGCAACGTGCCAAACACAAACGACTAACGAggagaataaggaaaaagaaaagtgcagaGCTGGAAATAGTTCCTTATGCAAAGGGTTAATGCTTCAATCTCATTATTGTCTTAAGGAGCGGACACTTAGCTGCCTCCAGCTCCTACGGTGCAGACCGCAATCTGATAAGCAATCGGCTTTGGGAACCTGGCAGGTGCCACGTGGCGCCGTGACCCGGCCAGTGCCCCTCAGGCAGCAACTCCCCGCTGCTCCTCTGAGCTCAAAGCCTGGTGGGAGCGGTCCCATGAAGCCGAAGCTGCTGTCCCACAGCCCGTAACGGGAATCGCTGCTTCAGAGGGGCAGGCACGATGAGGCAGCTGGAGAGGAGGCGTGTGAGTCTCTCTGCTGGGCTGAAGATTGGGGATCACCGCGGCTGCTGCCGGAcactggaggaggaggaagtccACATCCCTTTTGCACAGGACAGCCTGGTAAAGCAGTGGAGCTCCATGCAGAACGTGACAGACAGAAACCAGGAGAAAAGCGAGATGCCCGTTCAAAGGAACAAGTACTTCCTCAACATTAACGTGGGCGGCACGTTGTTCCACATAGCGTGCAAAGTGGCAGCCCGATATCCCGTCACCAGGCTTGGGAAGCTGGCCATTTACACAGACCCTGCGAAGAAGCTGCGGCTCTGTGATGACTACTCAGTGCAGAAGAACGAGTACTTCTTTGACAGAGATCCTTCAATTTTCCACTATATCTTCCACTTCTACCGCAGCGGGGTCCTGTGGATAATGGACGAGATGTGCCCCAGTAACTTCGTGGAGGAAATCGAGTACTGGGGAATCCATCTGAAATACTCCCAGCGCTGCTGCCGGATCCTGTTTGAGGAAAAGCAAGATGAACTCAGTGAGaacctgaaaatacagaaggagctggaggcagaaCTGGAGCCTCTGGAATCAGCAGAGCAGTTTGAGGGCAAATGCTTGGGGCAGTTTCGGAAGATGATCTGGAACCTCATTGAGAACCCTTACTCTTCTGTCCCAGCCAAGATCATTGCTGTCATGTCAAGCTTCTTTGTGCTCATCTCCATTGTGGGCATGACACTGAGCACGGTGGAGGAGATGAAACACAAGACAGGGAAGAAGTggatggagctgctggagatgaTCTGTGCCATCTTCTTCACTTCCGAGTACCTCATGCGGCTCATATCCTCCTCCAGCTTCAAGAAGTTTTTGCGGGCGGCGCTCAATGCTGTAGACCTGGTGGCCATTCTGCCATTCTACATCCAGATCCTCTTTGAAAATCTGGACGAAGGAGACACCCTTTACCATGAGGAGCTGCACCAGATGGAGAATGTGAGCAAGTTGGGCAAGGTCCTCAAGCTCATCAAGCTCATGAGGATCTTCCGCATCCTCAAGCTGGCACGCCACTCCACCGGCCTCCGGGCTTTCGGCTTCACCATGCGCCAGTGCTACCAGCAGgtttgctgcctcctcctcttcatcgCCATGGGGGTCTTCACCTTCTCCGCTCTCATGCACTCGGTGGAACACGATGTCCCAGGCACCAACTTCACCAGTATCCCCTACGCGTGGTGGTGGGCAGCGGTAAGGTGTGAGCGCCTCTCCTCCGGAGAGGTGTGCGGTGTAGCTCTGTGGGAAGGGGCTGCCTGGGTGCTCCAGGGATTCGGCACCACTGCTGGCCAGGATGCAGGAAAGGGCCCCGGTTTCCCGACTGCTTTGTAGTGATGGGCAAGACAGAGCCCTGCatgctttgaggaaaaaaatcagagatttgGACTCATCTCAGAGGCTCAGAAGTCAGCACTAGAGCGGGTTGTTGGGACAGAGCCTGCACTAACGTAGCCTGCATTAGTGACAAGGGGGACATGGCTCGGTCTGGgctttccctgcagtggcagctgGGACCCAAGCAGCTGGGTGGCTGCGGTTCGTGCTCTGTGGGCACAGGGAGAACCACTCATCCCCGCAGCTCGTGCAGCAAAGCAGCTCACAGGACACAAGGGGACGCGCGGGGTCAGAGCTGGCAGCGCTGAGGAGGGGGACCCAGGGCTGCACGTGAGAACCCGGGGAACATGGGGAACATGGTGGCACATCCTCAGCCTGTGTCCAGAGAGGGGACACAGACCGGAGCGTGCTGCCGCTGGGGACAGGAGCCTTTGTTCgctgcctgcagagccagcagctctgctgagccGAGCACTAAAATAAACTGGGATTAATTCAGGGGTGAGGAGCAGCTAAAGCGCTGGAGAGCCAGGGGTTGTGAGGAGATTTTGCTATACAGAGGAAATGATCCCTCCGATCACTTCTGCTATTATAATTCCCCTTGGCCACCATAGGCTGCCTCCTTCAAATTCTTTCCTCCTGGAGGAAGTGCCTCTTAACAAAATCAGCCCATCTGGGATTTTTAATGCTGGGAGGCTCCTGAATGGCTGCTCCCAACCCTGGTCTGCATCTCTCCATGCAAAGTCCAAACCCTTCTGCCTCAGCTCTCGATGTGGCCCATGGCTCTGCTCCCCTCACCCAAATGCGGCTCCTTGGGGGTGTGTCTCTGGGCAGTGGCTGCATTTCCCTTGAAAGGAGCATCCGGGAAGCTTCGTCCCTGTGGGACTGGGCAGGTTACAGCCAGGAAGGGCCGGGGCCGCTGCTCCCTGGGGGCAGGAAGCTCCGACAGACAGTCTGGCTGCTGAGAAAGTTCAGCTCAGTGATgtcctgctgcttttgaagaGATGCACAgcaaggggaggagggagcagggaagcTTGCCTCCGGCCTCTGCAGCTGGGGCCTCATCCAGCACCTTCCTCAGGATCGTGGGGCCCACCTGGCTTTCAGGCTGTAGCCTGTGGGGCTGGGCTCAGAACCTCAGCAAGTGTCACTGACAGCGGGGTGAGGGTCCCAGGGTGCAGCCCCCGACCCTGCTGCTTGCCTGGCcagggcaccctgctctgctgcctcgCATGAAGCATCCCCATGCCCGTGTGGCTCCCTCCCGTCTGGACCAGGGCTGCATTTGCCCCAGTGCAGGAGAAGGCAACAGGTTTCTGAACCAGACACCAGTTTATGGACACTCGGGGCTGTTTCCCTGCCCTGGTCTGCACCTGTCCCCAAGGAGCTTGGGGGAAGGGAATCCCCCAGATCCTTGCTGCACTTAGTtgtcagcacagagcagggccagTAGGGTGTCATCCCTTCCCTCGTCCCCGCAGCCTAAGCTCTGCTTCATAGGCTCCTTTTCCCAAGCGAACCCAAGCTCAAAtaccagctcctgccccagcccatgGCAGCCTGCACCAAAGCATCCCCAGCCGCAGGGAGAGGGCCCTGTGTGGGTCAGGGAGAAGtgaaggagcagggcaggggaagagcCCAGCTGGCTTTGCCATGAGGGTGCATCAGTCCGGGGGTGCATCAGTCCGTGCCGGAGCTGGTGCACGGGTGGGCTCATGGCCCCAGGCCATGGCCATgcaggctgctggagcagggacagctgAGCTGGCTGCAAACGTGGTGCAGAGCAGTTCCTGGGTGATTCCCAGATCCTGCACAGGGGAAGAGCAAGGTGGGTCCCCGCGTTGCCAGGTAGAGCCTGCACGGCACGTAGTAGTGGTCCTTTCTATTCCTCTCCCAGGTCAGCCTCTCCACTGTGGGCTATGGAGACACCGTGCCTGACACGGTGCTTGGCAGGATGGTGGCGTTTGGCTGCATCTCCTTTGGCATCATCCTCAACGGCATGCCCATCTCCATCCTCTACAACAAGTTTTCTGACTACTATGCCAAGCTGAAGGCCCACGAGAACGAGACCAGCCTCTCCCTCAAGCTCTCCAGGAGGCTCCGCTTCAAGGAGCGAGTTCTGCGGAAGCTGTCAGAGTGCTGCGGAGCTGACCCCCGCTGCCACCACTGACCACCAGCCCCGCACTTCCCAGTGTCCTTCCCACCGAGCCCGCTTCCCTTTCCAGCGCCCAGCGATGCCACAGGGGCACAGAGAGGGctcagggtgctgctgggctgggagctgcgggCGCTGGCCACACTGGGGTGCGGA
Proteins encoded in this region:
- the LOC121060317 gene encoding potassium voltage-gated channel subfamily V member 2-like is translated as MRQLERRRVSLSAGLKIGDHRGCCRTLEEEEVHIPFAQDSLVKQWSSMQNVTDRNQEKSEMPVQRNKYFLNINVGGTLFHIACKVAARYPVTRLGKLAIYTDPAKKLRLCDDYSVQKNEYFFDRDPSIFHYIFHFYRSGVLWIMDEMCPSNFVEEIEYWGIHLKYSQRCCRILFEEKQDELSENLKIQKELEAELEPLESAEQFEGKCLGQFRKMIWNLIENPYSSVPAKIIAVMSSFFVLISIVGMTLSTVEEMKHKTGKKWMELLEMICAIFFTSEYLMRLISSSSFKKFLRAALNAVDLVAILPFYIQILFENLDEGDTLYHEELHQMENVSKLGKVLKLIKLMRIFRILKLARHSTGLRAFGFTMRQCYQQVCCLLLFIAMGVFTFSALMHSVEHDVPGTNFTSIPYAWWWAAVSLSTVGYGDTVPDTVLGRMVAFGCISFGIILNGMPISILYNKFSDYYAKLKAHENETSLSLKLSRRLRFKERVLRKLSECCGADPRCHH